The Vulpes vulpes isolate BD-2025 chromosome 10, VulVul3, whole genome shotgun sequence genome has a window encoding:
- the ACAD10 gene encoding acyl-CoA dehydrogenase family member 10 — MYIRQLFQSSRLQWAWRAAFLEHIQGRHQRARRWAHSGGGTYKAVIFDMGGVLIPSPGRVAAEWELQNHILPGTIQKAWISGGENGPWIKFMRGVMTTEDFLQEFGRLCSEISKTSVPVGSFLSLLTSEQVAKQFPVMTDAITQIRAKGLRTAVLSNNFYLPNGKSFLPLDRKQFDVVVESCLEGVCKPDPRIYRLCLERLGLQPSESIFLDDLGPNLKAAASLGIHTIQVNDPETAIKELEALLGFTLRMVIPNTCPVRKTVEIPRDSLEKYLKDLLGTQSTGPLELLQFEQRQSNPTYYVRLANHQLVLRRKPPGTLVPSTHALEREFRTMKALANAGVPVPKVLDLCKDSWVIGNPFYLMEYCPGLIYRDPSLPGLELSQRQAIYTAMNRVLCKIHSVDLKAVGLQDYGKHGDYISHQVQTWIKQYRASETRTIPAMERLIQWLPCHLPRQQKMTVVHGDFRLDNLVFHPEKAEVLAVLHWEFSTVGDPLVDVACSCLAHYLPSSSPSSLLRGLSDCDFTQLGIPTAEEYLRMYCLHSEIPPPENWNFYMAFSFFRMAAVVQGIYKHSLTGQASSAATKQNEKLTEYMSNLAWDFAVKEGFRVFKEMPATKPPVRI, encoded by the exons ATGTACATAAGGCAGCTTTTCCAGTCCTCACGTCTCCAGTGGGCCTGGAGGGCAGCCTTCTTGGAACACATCCAGGGCAGGCATCAGCGAGCCAGGCGATGGGCACATTCTGGAGGCGGCACCTACAAAGCGGTGATTTTTGACATGGGTGGAGTTCTCATTCCGTCTCCAGGGAGAGTGGCTGCAG AATGGGAGCTACAAAACCATATCCTTCCTGGAACTATACAGAAGGCCTGGATCTCAGGTGGCGAAAATGGACCCTGGATCAAATTTATGAGGGGAGTGATGACAACAGAGGATTTCTTGCAAGAATTTGGGAGACTTTGCTCTGAAATT TCGAAGACATCCGTCCCGGTGGGCTCCTTTTTGTCTCTGCTGACCAGCGAGCAAGTGGCAAAGCAGTTCCCAGTGATGACTGACGCCATAACTCAAATTCGAGCAAAGGGCCTTCGGACTGCAGTCTTGAGCAATAATTTTTATCTTCCCAACGGGAAAAGCTTTTTGCCCCTGGACCGGAAGCAGTTTGATGTG GTGGTGGAATCCTGCCTAGAAGGTGTTTGTAAGCCAGACCCCAGGATCTATAGGCTGTGCTTGGAACGGCTTGGCCTGCAGCCTTCTGAGTCCATTTTTCTTGATGATCTTGGACCGAATCTAAAAGCAGCCGCCAGCCTTGGCATTCACACCATACAG GTCAATGACCCAGAGACTGCCATAAAGGAACTAGAAGCCCTTTTGGGCTTTACATTGAGAATGGTTATTCCAAACACTTGCCCTGTGAGAAAAACAGTGGAAATTCCAAGAGATTCCTTGGAGAAGTACCTCAAAGACTTGCTGGGGACCCAAAGCACAG GCCCATTGGAACTCCTCCAGTTTGAGCAGAGGCAGTCAAACCCAACCTACTATGTCAGGCTCGCCAACCACCAGCTGGTTCTGAGGAGGAAGCCCCCGGGAACACTTGTTCCATCCACCCATGCACTGGAGAGGGAGTTCAG GACAATGAAAGCCCTTGCAAATGCTGGAGTGCCTGTCCCCAAAGTTCTTGACCTCTGTAAAGATTCATG GGTCATCGGCAATCCCTTCTATCTGATGGAATACTGCCCAGGCCTCATCTACAGAGACCCCTCTCTGCCAGGTTTGGAGCTCAGCCAGAGGCAGGCCATATACACTGCCATGAACAGAGTCTTGTGCAAAATTCACAGTGTGGACCTCAAGGCTGTAGGCCTACAAGACTACGGGAAACATG GGGACTATATTTCACATCAGGTGCAAACCTGGATTAAACAGTATCGAGCCTCAGAAACCCGCACCATCCCGGCGATGGAGAGGCTCATCCAATGGCTGCCATGCCATCTTCCAAGGCAACAGAAAATGACAGTGGTGCATGGGGACTTCAG GCTGGACAACCTAGTATTCCATCCAGAAAAGGCCGAGGTGCTTGCTGTCCTCCACTGGGAGTTCTCCACCGTAGGCGACCCCCTTGTGGATGTTGCCTGCAGCTGCCTGGCTCATTACCTGCCATCCAGTTCTCCCAGTTCCCTGCTTCGAG GTTTGAGTGACTGTGATTTCACTCAGCTGGGAATCCCTACTGCAGAGGAGTATTTGAGGATGTACTGTCTTCACTCGGAGATCCCTCCCCCTGAGAACTGGAACTTCTACATGGCTTTCTCCTTTTTCCGCATGGCCGCAGTTGTGCAAGGAATCTATAAGCACTCGCTCACAG GGCAAGCAAGCTCGGCAGCcaccaaacaaaatgaaaagctgaCTGAATATATGTCCAACCTGGCATGGGATTTTGCAGTCAAAGAAGGGTTCCGGGTTTTCAAAGAGATGCCTGCCACAAAACCACCAGTGAGGATATAA